A window of the Acidimicrobiales bacterium genome harbors these coding sequences:
- a CDS encoding DUF4214 domain-containing protein — MPSSRWQGAAVKEGRRLRRRSRLGGPIALLAALLCAVTLTVTPAGAQTDTTAPDTTAADTTSPEAPAAPVGDEPVDPADDPGVRGSVERLYGAVFGRSPDQAGFDYWVDVYVAGTPLTSVAREFMASPEWTSTYGDLDNAAFVHVIYSNVLGREPDEAGYAYWLGLVDGGLSRTKLLLGFSESPEYVTATGTAAPVAPPPVFEPLPANSGSGRRIVYSNTAQRVWWVESDGRVSNSYLVSGRDNVPDPATYSIYSKSPIAYAGHNGITMKHMVRFTYSKYGNRLPIGFHSIPRYANGTPMQTVEQLGTYQSAGCVRQRDDQAEALYQWARLGDTVVVLP, encoded by the coding sequence GTGCCATCCTCACGATGGCAGGGCGCCGCAGTGAAGGAAGGACGCCGGTTGCGTAGGAGAAGCAGACTCGGAGGACCAATCGCGCTGCTCGCGGCGTTGCTGTGTGCCGTCACACTCACCGTGACGCCCGCTGGTGCCCAGACCGACACGACGGCACCCGACACGACGGCAGCCGACACGACCAGCCCCGAGGCACCGGCCGCTCCCGTGGGCGACGAGCCGGTCGATCCGGCTGACGATCCCGGCGTGCGGGGCAGTGTCGAACGGCTCTACGGCGCCGTCTTTGGGCGCTCCCCCGACCAGGCGGGGTTCGACTATTGGGTCGATGTCTACGTGGCGGGAACACCCCTCACGAGCGTCGCTCGCGAGTTCATGGCCTCTCCCGAGTGGACCTCGACCTACGGCGATCTCGACAACGCCGCCTTCGTGCACGTCATCTACTCGAACGTGCTCGGCCGAGAGCCCGACGAGGCGGGCTATGCGTACTGGCTCGGACTGGTCGACGGCGGTTTGAGTCGAACCAAACTGCTGCTCGGCTTCAGTGAATCCCCCGAGTACGTCACCGCCACGGGAACCGCAGCGCCAGTGGCGCCACCTCCGGTGTTCGAGCCGCTGCCGGCCAATTCCGGCAGTGGTCGCCGCATCGTCTATTCCAACACCGCGCAACGCGTCTGGTGGGTCGAGTCCGACGGTCGGGTGTCGAACAGCTATCTCGTCTCCGGGCGCGACAACGTCCCCGATCCGGCCACGTACTCGATCTACTCGAAATCGCCGATCGCCTACGCCGGACACAACGGCATCACGATGAAGCACATGGTCCGGTTCACCTACAGCAAGTACGGCAACCGGCTCCCCATCGGCTTCCATTCGATCCCGCGCTACGCCAATGGCACCCCGATGCAGACCGTGGAGCAGCTCGGCACGTACCAGTCGGCGGGATGCGTGCGCCAGCGAGACGACCAGGCCGAAGCCCTCTACCAGTGGGCGCGTCTCGGCGACACCGTCGTGGTGCTGCCCTGA
- a CDS encoding potassium transporter TrkG, protein MAILPARSRFHWQTTHPGQLVIIGFSVLIATGTLLLRLPFAHETTAPQVSLFDAFFTSVSATTVTGLAVVDTGATFSRFGELVILTMIQIGGLGIMTLASLATVFLSRRLGIKRGLLAGTEIGLGDFGELRPVIRAIFRYTLAFEGLAAATLSIRFILEDEHTIGGSIYLGVFHAISAFNNAGFSVLGGGLERYVTDPWVNVIVSIAIISGGLGFPVATELSHHFRQPRQWSLHTKVTIVATTLLIVGGTVAILAIEWTNPATMGNLSVPQKVLSSFFQSVTTRTAGFNTVPIGALRGGSILLMLLLMMIGASSASTGGGIKTSTFAVVVWTSIAEFRGDTEVNLFHRRLSSSLQRQALALVIAALGTVGTATFLLSLSQPKLTLQSLLFEAASAFGTVGLSTGITTELNTFSRLLIMALMFIGRVGPVTFGTAILFRSRPHMFRYPEEKLLVG, encoded by the coding sequence ATGGCGATCCTTCCGGCGCGGTCACGCTTTCATTGGCAGACGACTCACCCGGGTCAGTTGGTCATCATCGGCTTCTCGGTGCTGATCGCCACCGGCACCCTGTTGTTGCGCCTTCCCTTCGCCCACGAGACGACCGCTCCCCAGGTCTCACTCTTCGATGCCTTCTTCACTTCGGTCTCGGCGACCACCGTCACGGGACTGGCCGTCGTCGACACCGGCGCCACGTTCTCCCGCTTCGGGGAGCTGGTCATCCTCACGATGATCCAGATCGGCGGCCTCGGGATCATGACGCTCGCCTCGCTGGCCACGGTCTTCCTCAGCCGTCGCCTCGGCATCAAGCGGGGACTGCTGGCCGGCACCGAGATCGGTCTCGGCGATTTCGGCGAACTCCGTCCGGTGATTCGTGCCATCTTTCGGTACACGCTGGCATTCGAGGGCCTGGCCGCCGCCACGCTCAGCATTCGCTTCATCCTCGAGGATGAACACACGATCGGCGGCTCGATCTACCTCGGGGTGTTCCACGCCATCTCGGCGTTCAACAACGCCGGCTTCTCGGTTCTCGGCGGTGGACTGGAGCGCTACGTCACCGACCCCTGGGTCAACGTGATCGTCTCGATCGCGATCATCTCCGGCGGCCTGGGTTTTCCCGTCGCCACGGAACTGTCACACCATTTCCGTCAGCCTCGTCAGTGGTCGCTCCACACCAAGGTGACCATCGTGGCGACCACGCTGCTGATCGTCGGGGGCACGGTGGCCATCCTCGCGATCGAGTGGACCAACCCCGCCACCATGGGCAACCTCTCGGTGCCGCAGAAGGTGCTCTCCAGCTTCTTCCAGTCGGTCACCACCCGCACCGCCGGCTTCAACACGGTGCCGATCGGAGCCCTTCGCGGCGGCTCGATCCTGCTGATGCTGCTCCTGATGATGATCGGGGCCAGCAGCGCCTCGACCGGTGGCGGTATCAAGACCTCGACCTTTGCCGTCGTCGTGTGGACCTCCATCGCCGAGTTCCGAGGTGACACCGAAGTCAACCTGTTCCATCGTCGGCTGTCGTCGTCGCTCCAGCGTCAAGCGCTGGCGCTCGTGATCGCCGCCCTCGGCACGGTCGGCACCGCCACCTTCCTGCTCTCGCTGTCACAGCCGAAATTGACCCTGCAGTCGTTGCTCTTCGAGGCGGCGTCGGCCTTCGGCACCGTCGGCCTTTCGACCGGCATCACCACCGAACTCAACACCTTCAGCCGGCTGCTGATCATGGCGCTCATGTTCATCGGCCGTGTCGGCCCTGTCACCTTCGGCACGGCCATTCTGTTCCGCAGCCGCCCCCACATGTTCCGCTACCCCGAGGAAAAGCTCCTCGTCGGCTGA
- a CDS encoding TrkA family potassium uptake protein — MSRNLRQILTGQESEPQTLLASSVLVIGLGRFGSSLAETLVELGTEVMAIDLDATLVQEWSTRLTHVREADATNPKVLRQLGATEFDVAVVAIGTGIEASILTTAALADVGVKNIWAKAIRDDHGSILERVGANHVIYPEKQMGIRVAHAVSGQVIDYFQLDEGFVLAEVRPPAELIGLSLRDAHIREKYGVTIVCVKPEGMGFTYATPETEIQAGDILVIAGEVAETEKFAALP, encoded by the coding sequence GTGTCACGCAATCTCCGCCAGATCCTCACCGGGCAAGAGTCCGAACCCCAGACCCTGCTGGCATCCTCGGTGCTCGTCATCGGCCTCGGCCGCTTCGGTTCCTCGCTCGCCGAGACGCTCGTCGAGCTCGGCACCGAGGTGATGGCCATCGACCTCGACGCCACCCTCGTCCAGGAGTGGTCGACCCGTCTGACCCACGTGCGCGAGGCCGACGCCACCAACCCCAAAGTGCTCCGACAACTCGGTGCCACCGAGTTCGACGTTGCGGTGGTGGCCATCGGCACCGGCATCGAGGCGTCGATCCTCACGACGGCGGCGCTGGCCGATGTCGGGGTGAAGAACATCTGGGCGAAGGCGATTCGCGACGACCACGGCAGCATCCTCGAACGGGTCGGCGCCAACCACGTCATCTACCCGGAGAAGCAGATGGGCATTCGGGTCGCCCATGCGGTTTCGGGCCAGGTCATCGACTACTTCCAGCTCGACGAGGGCTTCGTACTCGCCGAGGTGCGGCCGCCTGCCGAGTTGATCGGCCTGTCGCTGCGCGACGCTCACATTCGCGAGAAGTACGGGGTCACGATCGTGTGCGTCAAACCCGAGGGGATGGGGTTCACCTACGCCACGCCGGAAACCGAGATCCAGGCCGGCGACATCTTGGTGATCGCGGGCGAGGTCGCCGAAACCGAGAAGTTCGCAGCTCTCCCCTAG
- a CDS encoding MauE/DoxX family redox-associated membrane protein, which yields MEGIAGLLAVTLAATFVVAAVLKLRDRRGTTDDFASLGLPRPATLAALVPLAELAVALMLVVAPGWGAVAAFVLLAAFTTVLIGVIRAGRVVSCACFGGGNSEPVDIGHVVRNAVLMVWALPVLGVDRIARPSGTETVVGLALIIGPAAVLAWWRARRRSG from the coding sequence ATGGAGGGGATCGCCGGCCTGTTGGCCGTCACTTTGGCCGCCACGTTCGTGGTTGCGGCCGTGCTCAAGCTCCGCGACCGGCGAGGTACGACCGACGACTTCGCCTCGCTCGGCCTACCGAGACCGGCGACCCTCGCCGCCCTGGTGCCACTGGCCGAACTGGCGGTCGCACTGATGCTCGTCGTCGCCCCCGGGTGGGGAGCCGTCGCTGCGTTCGTGCTCCTGGCGGCCTTCACCACGGTGCTGATCGGGGTGATCCGGGCGGGTCGAGTGGTGTCCTGCGCGTGCTTCGGCGGCGGCAACTCCGAACCGGTCGACATCGGCCACGTGGTACGCAACGCCGTGTTGATGGTGTGGGCGCTACCGGTCCTCGGCGTCGATCGGATCGCTCGACCGAGTGGGACCGAGACCGTGGTGGGACTCGCTCTGATCATTGGGCCGGCAGCGGTGCTGGCATGGTGGCGAGCCCGGCGTCGGTCAGGATGA
- a CDS encoding cation diffusion facilitator family transporter has translation MGHDHDHGTGLARAGERHRGRLTAAFCVIAAFFVVEAVAGIMTNSLALLSDAGHMLTDVIGIGMALAAIQLASRHADRHAEGQSNGHGGDAHDSSHTFGLYRLEILAAFVNALLLFGVAIWVLIEAVRRLFGEPEVLGVPMMIVAVLGLAANIVAFLLLREGSKESLNVEGAYLEVLADTVGSVGVILAAVLLELFGWTWIDPVVAALIGVWILPRTWRLGRSSVRVLLQAAPADVDLAALAADLGAIEGVIDVHDLHVWTLTSEMDAASAHLMTGDGCDAHSVLDQARDLLQRQYGIAHGTFQVEPHTHDGCGDVTW, from the coding sequence ATGGGTCATGACCACGATCACGGCACCGGTCTGGCCCGGGCCGGCGAACGCCATCGCGGCAGGCTCACCGCCGCCTTCTGCGTGATCGCGGCCTTCTTCGTCGTCGAGGCCGTCGCCGGGATCATGACCAACTCGCTGGCGTTGCTGTCCGATGCCGGGCACATGCTCACCGATGTCATCGGTATCGGGATGGCGCTGGCCGCGATCCAACTGGCTTCCCGCCATGCCGATCGTCATGCCGAGGGCCAGTCGAACGGCCACGGTGGCGATGCCCACGACTCGTCCCACACCTTCGGCCTCTACCGGCTCGAGATCCTCGCTGCCTTCGTCAACGCACTCCTGCTGTTCGGTGTTGCGATCTGGGTGTTGATCGAGGCGGTGCGCCGCCTGTTCGGCGAGCCCGAGGTGCTCGGGGTGCCGATGATGATCGTCGCCGTCCTCGGCCTGGCCGCCAACATCGTGGCGTTCCTGCTGCTGCGAGAAGGTTCGAAGGAGTCGCTGAACGTCGAGGGTGCCTATCTCGAGGTGCTGGCCGACACCGTCGGATCCGTCGGGGTGATCCTCGCCGCGGTGCTGCTCGAGCTGTTCGGTTGGACCTGGATCGATCCGGTCGTCGCCGCCTTGATCGGCGTGTGGATCCTGCCCCGTACGTGGCGGCTCGGACGCTCGTCGGTGCGGGTGCTGCTCCAGGCGGCCCCGGCCGACGTCGACCTCGCTGCGCTTGCGGCCGATCTCGGTGCGATCGAGGGCGTGATCGACGTTCACGATCTCCACGTGTGGACGCTCACCTCCGAGATGGATGCCGCCTCGGCTCACCTCATGACCGGCGACGGGTGCGACGCCCACAGCGTGCTCGATCAGGCCCGAGATCTCCTCCAGCGCCAGTACGGCATCGCCCACGGCACGTTTCAGGTGGAGCCGCACACCCACGACGGATGCGGCGACGTCACCTGGTAG
- a CDS encoding O-acetylhomoserine aminocarboxypropyltransferase/cysteine synthase family protein — protein sequence MSNRTWGFRTRALHAGGQPDAATGARAVPIYQSTSFVFEDTADAADLFALQKYGTIYSRISNPTVAAFEERIASLEGAIGAVATSSGQAAEFMAITTLAGAGDHIVAAASIYGGSYTLMATTLARLGIETTFVPNTEPESFAAAIRPETKLIYTEIIGNPTGAVADLEALADVAHAANLPLVVDSTFATPYLCRPMEWGADIVVHSATKFLGGHGTSIGGVVAEAGRFDWASGRFPRFTEPVPTYNGLQWAGNFGEYAFCTALRSEQLRDVGACLSPFNAFMLLQGIETLPHRMDAHVANAREVSSWLVDHPLVTWVNHADLPDSPYRSLAAKYLPKGAGAIFTFGVKGGRRSGRRFIEALELVSHLANVGDARTLVIHPASTTHQQMTEEQLTAAGVGPDMIRLSVGLEDLDDILWDLDQALVASQVD from the coding sequence ATGTCGAACCGCACCTGGGGCTTCCGAACACGAGCACTGCACGCCGGCGGCCAACCCGACGCGGCGACCGGCGCTCGGGCGGTGCCGATCTATCAGTCGACGAGCTTCGTGTTCGAAGACACCGCCGACGCCGCCGACCTGTTCGCGCTCCAGAAGTACGGCACGATCTACTCCCGCATCTCGAATCCGACGGTCGCCGCGTTCGAGGAACGCATCGCCTCGCTCGAGGGGGCGATCGGCGCGGTCGCAACATCGAGCGGTCAGGCGGCGGAGTTCATGGCGATCACCACGCTGGCCGGCGCCGGCGACCACATCGTCGCCGCCGCCAGCATCTACGGCGGCTCGTACACGCTGATGGCCACCACCCTCGCCCGGTTGGGCATCGAAACAACCTTCGTCCCCAACACCGAGCCCGAGTCGTTCGCCGCCGCCATCCGCCCCGAGACGAAGCTCATCTACACCGAGATCATCGGCAATCCGACCGGCGCCGTCGCCGACCTCGAAGCGCTGGCCGACGTCGCCCACGCCGCCAATCTGCCGCTCGTCGTCGATTCGACCTTCGCGACCCCGTACCTGTGCCGGCCGATGGAATGGGGCGCCGACATCGTCGTCCACTCGGCTACCAAGTTCCTCGGTGGGCACGGCACGAGCATTGGCGGCGTGGTCGCCGAGGCCGGCCGTTTCGACTGGGCGTCGGGCCGGTTCCCCCGCTTCACCGAACCCGTCCCCACCTACAACGGTCTGCAATGGGCCGGGAACTTCGGCGAGTACGCGTTCTGCACCGCGCTGCGGTCCGAGCAGTTGCGAGACGTCGGCGCGTGCCTGTCGCCGTTCAACGCGTTCATGCTGCTGCAGGGCATCGAGACCCTCCCCCACCGGATGGACGCCCACGTCGCCAACGCCCGCGAGGTGTCGTCATGGTTGGTCGACCACCCACTGGTCACATGGGTCAACCATGCCGACCTCCCCGACTCGCCCTACCGCTCGCTGGCGGCGAAGTACCTACCGAAGGGAGCCGGGGCCATCTTCACGTTCGGCGTCAAGGGCGGCCGCCGATCCGGGAGGCGCTTCATCGAGGCACTCGAACTGGTGAGCCACCTGGCCAACGTCGGCGACGCCCGCACGCTCGTCATCCACCCCGCCAGCACCACGCATCAGCAGATGACCGAGGAACAGCTGACCGCCGCCGGCGTCGGCCCCGACATGATCCGCCTGTCGGTCGGCCTCGAAGACCTCGATGACATCCTCTGGGACCTCGACCAGGCACTCGTCGCCTCACAGGTCGACTGA
- a CDS encoding CoA-binding protein has product MATAHTEIEGWNPPSARSIKELLDRTRSIAIVGASANPSRASNFVITYLKGCSSDFDLYPVNPTTDEINGLTCYPSLADLPVVPDIVDVFRAPADCPGVAREAVELGAKALWLQLGIWSEEAAAIALEGGLDLVMDKCVKIEHARFHGGLHLAGFDTGVISSRRA; this is encoded by the coding sequence ATGGCAACAGCACACACCGAAATCGAGGGTTGGAACCCTCCGTCGGCCCGCTCGATCAAGGAGCTTCTCGACCGCACTCGTTCCATTGCCATCGTCGGTGCGTCGGCCAACCCGTCACGAGCGTCCAACTTCGTGATCACCTACCTCAAGGGTTGCTCGTCGGACTTCGACCTCTACCCGGTCAACCCGACCACCGACGAGATCAACGGCTTGACCTGCTACCCATCGCTCGCCGACCTCCCGGTCGTGCCCGACATCGTCGACGTGTTCCGTGCCCCGGCCGACTGCCCGGGTGTCGCTCGCGAAGCGGTCGAGCTCGGGGCGAAGGCATTGTGGCTCCAGCTCGGGATCTGGAGCGAGGAGGCGGCGGCGATCGCCCTCGAGGGCGGACTCGACCTGGTCATGGACAAGTGCGTCAAGATCGAACACGCCCGATTCCACGGCGGGCTCCACCTGGCCGGCTTCGACACCGGCGTCATCTCCAGCCGCCGCGCCTGA
- a CDS encoding HAD family hydrolase has product MIRLVVTDLDGTFWDHDLTVPEAHLNAVDELQRRGIEVIVATSRRRRVVEHHMGRVGRSFAAVVLDGAMGVDLRNGTRFHDAPFAADAAVEVLQRFRLHGFEPCVYVDESDVDVVLPTMPSTCRAHADYLAPIARTGDLDLEVASGPVYGFSVVGRPREDLARLATELTNDGAELMLFPERTYGGWGLVVAPPSVTKWSGVLAYCEPRGIQPREVMAVGDGDNDIDMLRRCGVAVAVRGGTEGAVAVADDLIEPPEARGWAAVVDIVDGAGG; this is encoded by the coding sequence ATGATCCGACTGGTGGTGACTGACCTCGACGGCACGTTCTGGGACCACGACCTGACCGTTCCCGAAGCGCACCTCAACGCCGTCGACGAACTCCAACGCCGAGGCATCGAGGTGATCGTGGCGACATCGCGGCGCCGGCGTGTCGTCGAGCACCACATGGGTCGGGTCGGCCGCTCGTTCGCCGCAGTGGTCCTCGATGGTGCGATGGGTGTCGATCTCCGCAACGGCACGCGATTCCACGACGCACCGTTCGCCGCCGACGCTGCGGTCGAAGTGCTCCAACGATTTCGCCTCCACGGATTCGAGCCCTGTGTCTACGTCGATGAGTCCGACGTCGACGTGGTCCTTCCAACGATGCCTTCGACCTGTCGGGCCCACGCCGACTACCTGGCGCCGATCGCTCGCACCGGCGATCTCGATCTCGAAGTGGCGTCAGGGCCGGTCTACGGATTCTCCGTTGTTGGTCGACCGCGGGAGGATCTCGCACGCCTCGCCACCGAGCTGACGAACGACGGCGCCGAACTGATGCTGTTCCCGGAACGCACCTACGGCGGTTGGGGCCTGGTCGTCGCCCCGCCCAGCGTGACGAAGTGGTCGGGTGTGCTGGCCTACTGCGAGCCGCGTGGGATCCAGCCCCGCGAAGTCATGGCCGTCGGGGACGGCGACAATGACATCGACATGTTGCGTCGCTGTGGTGTGGCGGTAGCCGTGCGGGGTGGAACCGAGGGTGCCGTTGCGGTGGCCGACGACCTGATCGAGCCTCCCGAGGCACGGGGATGGGCGGCCGTTGTCGACATCGTCGACGGCGCCGGCGGGTGA
- a CDS encoding TIGR03621 family F420-dependent LLM class oxidoreductase yields the protein MTTAGITFGVQVGLESKRQLLETAKRVEALGFDSLTVADHPGSSASPFPVLAAAAAVTERLRLGPYVANAGLRRPLDLAVDTATLDVVSDGRAFLGLGAGHSPSEWSTQGMVRPDGRGRIQQLIETAEAVQALLDGERVTTNTAFVSLVDAYLEQPQPLQDRVPMWIGGNNTELLRYAGANADVVAFSGLGKTLPDGHRHEVKWRPDQIDHSVGIVEQAGAERAAPPVRQALVQVVTVTDHRKREAASIASRIGAPTDVVLDSPYLLIGTIEELVDQLVANRERWGFTSYVVRAPAIDAIAEVIDRIGA from the coding sequence ATGACGACGGCAGGCATCACCTTCGGGGTGCAGGTCGGTCTCGAGTCCAAGCGACAGCTGCTCGAGACCGCGAAGCGAGTCGAGGCGCTGGGCTTCGACTCGCTCACCGTGGCCGATCATCCCGGCTCCTCTGCGTCGCCATTCCCCGTGCTGGCCGCGGCGGCAGCGGTCACCGAGCGACTTCGGCTCGGTCCCTACGTCGCCAACGCCGGACTGCGACGCCCGCTCGACCTGGCGGTCGATACGGCAACCCTCGACGTCGTGTCCGACGGTCGAGCCTTCCTCGGTCTCGGCGCCGGCCACAGCCCGAGCGAGTGGTCCACCCAAGGCATGGTGCGTCCCGACGGCCGAGGCCGGATCCAACAGCTCATCGAGACGGCCGAAGCGGTGCAGGCGCTGCTGGACGGCGAACGGGTCACCACCAACACGGCGTTCGTCTCGCTCGTCGATGCGTACCTCGAACAGCCGCAGCCGCTACAGGACCGCGTGCCGATGTGGATCGGCGGCAACAACACCGAACTCCTCCGCTACGCCGGCGCCAACGCAGACGTCGTAGCGTTCTCCGGACTCGGCAAGACCCTGCCCGACGGACATCGACACGAGGTGAAGTGGCGACCCGACCAGATCGACCACAGCGTAGGGATCGTCGAGCAGGCCGGTGCGGAGAGAGCAGCGCCTCCCGTGCGCCAGGCGCTCGTCCAGGTCGTCACGGTCACCGATCACCGCAAGCGCGAGGCAGCAAGCATTGCCAGCCGCATCGGCGCACCGACCGATGTCGTGCTCGACTCCCCGTACCTCCTGATCGGAACCATCGAGGAACTGGTCGACCAACTCGTCGCCAACCGCGAACGGTGGGGCTTCACGTCGTATGTCGTCCGTGCGCCCGCGATCGACGCCATCGCCGAGGTGATCGATCGCATCGGGGCGTGA
- a CDS encoding adenosylcobinamide-GDP ribazoletransferase, giving the protein MTALRTALAFLTRLPGGRHPENGEQLTASVPWFGVVGLVVGALGAAVFWLAHQLELGPWIPAVAALTVTGLATGGFHEDGLADSFDALAGGWTVEDRLRILKDSRHGTFGVLAIVLITAWKFGALAALDATDGAVALVVAHTMGRSAAVALMGTFPSARNVGLGADYTRDLRPLPTAVGASVGVVASVVAYGLWAPVVLIPAVAGAAAVGWWALRKIHGVTGDLLGAAEQVAEALVLVAAVWLANNVT; this is encoded by the coding sequence TTGACAGCGTTGCGGACGGCGCTGGCGTTCCTCACCCGGCTCCCCGGCGGACGACACCCCGAGAACGGCGAGCAGCTCACCGCCTCGGTCCCGTGGTTCGGTGTCGTCGGCCTGGTGGTCGGAGCGCTCGGTGCTGCGGTGTTCTGGCTGGCCCACCAACTCGAGCTCGGCCCGTGGATTCCCGCTGTCGCAGCGCTCACCGTCACCGGCCTGGCGACCGGTGGCTTCCACGAGGACGGACTCGCCGACAGCTTCGATGCACTCGCCGGCGGGTGGACGGTCGAGGACCGGCTGCGGATTCTCAAGGACTCTCGGCACGGCACGTTCGGCGTCCTCGCCATCGTGTTGATCACGGCCTGGAAGTTCGGCGCACTGGCGGCGCTCGATGCCACCGACGGCGCCGTCGCCCTCGTCGTCGCCCACACCATGGGCCGCTCCGCCGCCGTGGCGCTGATGGGCACCTTCCCGTCAGCCCGCAACGTCGGCCTCGGCGCCGACTACACCCGCGACCTCCGACCGCTGCCCACCGCCGTCGGCGCGTCGGTCGGTGTGGTTGCCAGCGTGGTGGCCTATGGCCTGTGGGCACCGGTCGTGTTGATCCCGGCGGTGGCCGGCGCCGCTGCCGTCGGGTGGTGGGCACTCCGCAAGATCCACGGCGTCACCGGCGACCTCCTGGGCGCAGCAGAACAGGTGGCCGAAGCGCTCGTGCTCGTCGCCGCCGTCTGGCTCGCCAACAACGTCACGTAG
- a CDS encoding nicotinate-nucleotide--dimethylbenzimidazole phosphoribosyltransferase, producing the protein MTPLEHLQAAMAAVPGPDESAVAAVTERSSSVLRPAGAFARLDEVAIWLGGWQRRPDPLVRQAAVVIFGGDHGVAAQGVSAYPAEVTVAMAGAITGGLATSSALAAAHGAPLHFVDVGVGQPTEDFSIGDAMDAERFAASWHVGREAIAGLDTDLLIIGELGIGNTTAAAAVAAGLFGGTAADWVGLGTGVDDDGLARKRTVVDAGLARVGSADPLEVLRCLGGTELVAMAGAATEARRRSIPVLLDGFIATSAMATIERAAPGALDHALAGHCSAEPGHRRLLAALGKQPLLDLDLRLGEASGALVALSVVTSAAAAVTNVATFADLEVTEPS; encoded by the coding sequence ATGACGCCGCTCGAACATCTCCAGGCGGCCATGGCTGCGGTGCCCGGGCCTGATGAGTCGGCGGTCGCCGCCGTCACCGAGCGTTCCTCGAGTGTGCTTCGCCCGGCTGGTGCCTTCGCCCGTCTCGACGAGGTGGCGATCTGGTTGGGTGGCTGGCAGCGCCGACCCGACCCGCTGGTTCGGCAGGCGGCGGTCGTGATTTTCGGCGGTGACCATGGTGTGGCCGCCCAGGGGGTGAGCGCCTATCCGGCCGAGGTCACCGTCGCGATGGCCGGCGCCATCACCGGCGGACTCGCCACGAGTTCGGCACTCGCCGCCGCACACGGTGCACCGCTGCACTTCGTCGACGTCGGTGTCGGCCAGCCGACCGAGGACTTCTCCATCGGCGACGCCATGGATGCCGAGCGCTTCGCGGCGTCGTGGCATGTCGGCCGTGAGGCGATCGCCGGGCTCGACACCGACCTGCTGATCATCGGCGAACTCGGGATCGGCAACACCACAGCGGCAGCGGCGGTGGCTGCCGGTCTCTTCGGCGGGACGGCGGCTGACTGGGTCGGCCTCGGCACCGGTGTCGACGACGATGGACTGGCCCGCAAGCGAACGGTGGTCGACGCTGGATTGGCCCGCGTCGGAAGCGCCGACCCACTCGAGGTCCTGCGCTGCCTCGGCGGCACCGAACTCGTCGCAATGGCGGGGGCCGCCACCGAGGCTCGGCGGCGCTCGATTCCCGTGCTGCTCGACGGGTTCATTGCCACCTCGGCCATGGCAACCATCGAACGAGCCGCGCCCGGCGCGCTCGATCACGCCCTCGCCGGTCACTGTTCGGCGGAGCCTGGACACCGGCGGCTGCTCGCCGCGCTCGGCAAGCAACCGTTGCTCGATCTCGATCTCCGACTCGGCGAGGCGAGTGGTGCGCTGGTGGCGCTGTCGGTCGTCACGTCGGCGGCGGCCGCGGTCACGAATGTCGCCACGTTCGCCGACCTCGAGGTCACCGAGCCGTCGTGA
- the cobU gene encoding bifunctional adenosylcobinamide kinase/adenosylcobinamide-phosphate guanylyltransferase: MPRSILLIGGARSGKSRTGQSVAESSGEPVTIVVTAEPFDDEMTDRIGRHRADRPATWTTIEAPLDLADGVAAVPDGDTLLLDCLTLWISNRMLNDTPTEDIEAEAERVSALLAARSGRSIVISNEVGLGIVPGDPVSRAFRDVHGRVNQIIADCVEATYLVVAGRLLPTLDPLQVLS, from the coding sequence ATGCCACGGTCGATCCTGCTGATCGGCGGTGCCCGTTCGGGCAAGTCCCGCACCGGTCAGTCGGTGGCCGAGTCGAGCGGTGAGCCGGTCACGATCGTGGTCACCGCCGAACCATTCGACGACGAGATGACCGATCGCATTGGTCGCCACCGAGCCGACCGCCCGGCGACCTGGACCACCATCGAAGCCCCGCTCGACCTCGCCGACGGTGTCGCCGCAGTGCCCGACGGCGACACCCTCCTCCTGGATTGCCTCACCCTCTGGATCTCCAATCGAATGCTCAACGACACGCCCACCGAGGACATCGAGGCCGAGGCGGAGCGAGTTAGTGCGCTCCTGGCGGCCCGGTCCGGACGGTCGATCGTGATCAGCAACGAGGTGGGTCTGGGAATCGTGCCGGGCGACCCGGTCAGCCGCGCCTTTCGTGACGTGCACGGACGCGTGAACCAGATCATCGCCGACTGCGTCGAGGCCACCTACCTCGTCGTCGCCGGCCGCCTTCTCCCAACGCTCGATCCTCTGCAGGTGCTGTCATGA